A portion of the Calliphora vicina chromosome 5, idCalVici1.1, whole genome shotgun sequence genome contains these proteins:
- the salto gene encoding putative leucine-rich repeat-containing protein DDB_G0290503 isoform X2: protein MDNSVIPLPEINKGSLEVAKDNVDNSSARSSVKSCKTTVGSEASSKSIPKLVNTKAASKSLISLNKNENLNKTSIAQARKTTSPNSLKPPVKSKIPAMKRSPSSTSNINNKTTVPQKPQGRTPLCQKIPQLKLSTEKQSLNMIRSSKSKSSISRSVSPKIEEIPGSISKSSFLTSGTTLKQAEMIAKSQSARSKSESPGSGASKRSASNISTRSTPCARRKGEKETNLRKMLSTAGDHKQIDRLESNTKPEQIGRQQITENLKEISTEEIKSPDIVNDFKDKLKTHMDQWFSSFKDELNNTKEANAVDLENMEQLQILQSNGILSLIDDWCASTVEGCDSKIVNLQKMLEESNKCLRDSEQKCNELTKRLDEESIKWEKELAEKAAADHEEIKELQNKLKTQDKLNKSSIQNMEKEKNNLLAEKNRLHEDLNTCKERIANANTKLQASEQQLSQFKKDLKSKVEIIKKFESDLEDKKKLETNLTEVTNKLEELQNKLKNKSHNECVEHVKQISELTNRVNCLETDKEAMSHQNEQLKQELNDVAIMREKLLETEQRLQDLQKKLEAKENTAEIVPDYSKEVQLEFAKFRQADAEKRREIDKLKVELSKAQFSMCQLEQQIQRDLQLLEVRSELINSLQSNEKTNRIHMEELFAQVSEKNTTINELNGELQTKSEEFRNLFTNLSAKQVEVANQEHIIKLLEESNERSQMLRVKQEEKIGRMEEELAHLKQTIALYHSNILSGHTGKHLLYTPVLPPSNVEANENCYYYVSQRKRKRQVDINVKKYEA from the exons atGGATAATTCTGTCATACCATTACCCGAAATAAATAAAGGATCTTTAG AGGTTGCCAAAGATAATGTAGATAATTCTTCAGCCCGATCGAGTGTTAAAAGTTGTAAAACAA CTGTTGGATCTGAAGCAAGTAGCAAATCTATACCAAAATTAGTCAATACAAAGGCTGCAAGTAAAAGTCTAATAAGTcttaacaaaaatgaaaatctCAACAAAACCTCAATAGCTCAAGCTAGAAAAACT ACCTCGCCAAATTCTTTAAAACCGCCTGTGAAGTCCAAAATTCCGGCCATGAAAAGATCG CCCAGTTCCACTTCTAacataaacaacaaaacaacagtACCACAAAAACCTCAAGGACGTACTCCACTGTGCCAGAAAATTCCCCAACTAAAGCTTTCAACTGAAAAGCAATCGCTGAACATGATTAGGAGCTCTAAGTCTAAATCAAGCATAAGCAGATCCGTATCACCGAAAATTGAGGAAATACCCGGTAGCATTTCAAAATCTAGTTTTTTAACATCTGGAACAACTTTAAAACAAGCGGAAATGATAGCTAAAAGCCAATCTGCTCGTTCAAAATCAGAATCGCCGGGGTCAGGTGCTAGTAAAAGAAGCG CATCCAACATATCGACACGAAGTACACCCTGTGCCAGAAGAAAGGGGGAGAAAGAAACAAATTTACGCAAAATGTTATCAACTGCTGGAGACCATAAGCAAATTGACCGACTTGAAAGTAACACAAAACCCGAGCAAATTGGACGTCAACAGATAACCGAAAACCTTAAGGAAATCTCAACAGaggaaattaaat CCCCGGATATAGTTAATGATTTTAAGGATAAACTTAAAACGCATATGGATCAGTGGTTTTCCAGTTTTAAGGATGAGTTAAACAATACTAAGGAAGCTAATGCAGTTGATTTAGAAAATATGGAACAGCTGCAA ATCTTGCAATCGAATGGTATTTTATCCTTAATAGACGATTGGTGTGCCTCAACTGTAGAGGGTTGTGATTCGAAAATTGTGAACTTGCAAAAGATGTTAGAG GAATCGAATAAATGTTTGAGGGATTCGGAACAGAAGTGTAATGAGTTAACTAAACGGCTTGATGAGGAAAGTATTAAATGGGAAAAGGAGTTGGCGGAGAAAGCTGCGGCAGATCATGAGGAAATAAAAGAG ttacaaaataaattaaaaactcaaGATAAGCTAAACAAATCCTCTATACAAAATATGGAAAAGGAAAAGAATAATTTACTAGCTGAGAAAAATCGCTTGCATGAAGATCTAAATACCTGCAAAGAGCG CATTGCTAACGCCAATACAAAACTTCAAGCCTCCGAACAACAATTGAGCCAATTCAAAAAGGATTTAAAATCGAAAGTGGAAATAATCAAGAAATTTGAAAGTGATTTGGAGGATAAAAAgaaattggaaacaaatttgacCGAAGTTACTAACAAACTAGAAGAGctgcaaaataaattaaagaacaaATCCCATAACGAATGTGTGGAACATGTAAAGCAAATTTCCGAATTAACTAATAGAGTTAACTGTTTGGAAACTGATAAAGAGGCTATGAGTCATCAAAATGAACAGCTAAAGCAG gaACTAAATGATGTGGCAATTATGCGTGAAAAACTTTTGGAAACCGAGCAAAGATTGCA AGACCTACAAAAAAAGCTTGAGGCTAAAGAAAATACCGCTGAAATTGTGCCCGACTATTCTAAAGAAGTGCAATTGGAG TTTGCCAAATTTCGTCAAGCCGATGCGGAAAAACGACGTGAAATCGATAAGCTAAAGGTAGAGCTTTCGAAGGCTCAATTCAGTATGTGCCAGCTGGAACAGCAAATACAACGTGATCTGCAATTGCTGGAAGTGCGCAGTGAACTCATTAATTCATTGCAGTCAAATGAAAAAACTAATCGCATTCACATGGAGGAGCTGTTTGCCCAAGTGAGCGAAAAGAATACCACAATAAATGAG CTTAATGGTGAATTGCAAACAAAATCGGAAGAATTCCGCAATTTATTTACCAATTTAAGTGCTAAACAAGTGGAAGTAGCAAATCAAGAGCACATTATTAAACTGCTGGAGGAGAGTAATGAACGCAGCCAAATGTTGCGTGTGAAACAGGAGGAAAAAATAGGTCGCATGGAGGAAGAGTTGGCACATCTTAAGCAGACGAT AGCCCTTTATCACAGCAACATTTTAAGCGGCCACACAGGCAAACATTTACTCTACACTCCGGTTTTACCGCCCAGCAATGTGGAAGCTAatgaaaattgttattattatgtgAGTCAACGCAAGCGTAAACGTCAAGTGGATATaaatgttaagaaatatgaggcGTAA
- the salto gene encoding putative leucine-rich repeat-containing protein DDB_G0290503 isoform X1 yields the protein MDNSVIPLPEINKGSLDPVPLKSQEVAKDNVDNSSARSSVKSCKTTVGSEASSKSIPKLVNTKAASKSLISLNKNENLNKTSIAQARKTTSPNSLKPPVKSKIPAMKRSPSSTSNINNKTTVPQKPQGRTPLCQKIPQLKLSTEKQSLNMIRSSKSKSSISRSVSPKIEEIPGSISKSSFLTSGTTLKQAEMIAKSQSARSKSESPGSGASKRSASNISTRSTPCARRKGEKETNLRKMLSTAGDHKQIDRLESNTKPEQIGRQQITENLKEISTEEIKSPDIVNDFKDKLKTHMDQWFSSFKDELNNTKEANAVDLENMEQLQILQSNGILSLIDDWCASTVEGCDSKIVNLQKMLEESNKCLRDSEQKCNELTKRLDEESIKWEKELAEKAAADHEEIKELQNKLKTQDKLNKSSIQNMEKEKNNLLAEKNRLHEDLNTCKERIANANTKLQASEQQLSQFKKDLKSKVEIIKKFESDLEDKKKLETNLTEVTNKLEELQNKLKNKSHNECVEHVKQISELTNRVNCLETDKEAMSHQNEQLKQELNDVAIMREKLLETEQRLQDLQKKLEAKENTAEIVPDYSKEVQLEFAKFRQADAEKRREIDKLKVELSKAQFSMCQLEQQIQRDLQLLEVRSELINSLQSNEKTNRIHMEELFAQVSEKNTTINELNGELQTKSEEFRNLFTNLSAKQVEVANQEHIIKLLEESNERSQMLRVKQEEKIGRMEEELAHLKQTIALYHSNILSGHTGKHLLYTPVLPPSNVEANENCYYYVSQRKRKRQVDINVKKYEA from the exons atGGATAATTCTGTCATACCATTACCCGAAATAAATAAAGGATCTTTAG ATCCTGTTCCCTTAAAATCTCAAGAGGTTGCCAAAGATAATGTAGATAATTCTTCAGCCCGATCGAGTGTTAAAAGTTGTAAAACAA CTGTTGGATCTGAAGCAAGTAGCAAATCTATACCAAAATTAGTCAATACAAAGGCTGCAAGTAAAAGTCTAATAAGTcttaacaaaaatgaaaatctCAACAAAACCTCAATAGCTCAAGCTAGAAAAACT ACCTCGCCAAATTCTTTAAAACCGCCTGTGAAGTCCAAAATTCCGGCCATGAAAAGATCG CCCAGTTCCACTTCTAacataaacaacaaaacaacagtACCACAAAAACCTCAAGGACGTACTCCACTGTGCCAGAAAATTCCCCAACTAAAGCTTTCAACTGAAAAGCAATCGCTGAACATGATTAGGAGCTCTAAGTCTAAATCAAGCATAAGCAGATCCGTATCACCGAAAATTGAGGAAATACCCGGTAGCATTTCAAAATCTAGTTTTTTAACATCTGGAACAACTTTAAAACAAGCGGAAATGATAGCTAAAAGCCAATCTGCTCGTTCAAAATCAGAATCGCCGGGGTCAGGTGCTAGTAAAAGAAGCG CATCCAACATATCGACACGAAGTACACCCTGTGCCAGAAGAAAGGGGGAGAAAGAAACAAATTTACGCAAAATGTTATCAACTGCTGGAGACCATAAGCAAATTGACCGACTTGAAAGTAACACAAAACCCGAGCAAATTGGACGTCAACAGATAACCGAAAACCTTAAGGAAATCTCAACAGaggaaattaaat CCCCGGATATAGTTAATGATTTTAAGGATAAACTTAAAACGCATATGGATCAGTGGTTTTCCAGTTTTAAGGATGAGTTAAACAATACTAAGGAAGCTAATGCAGTTGATTTAGAAAATATGGAACAGCTGCAA ATCTTGCAATCGAATGGTATTTTATCCTTAATAGACGATTGGTGTGCCTCAACTGTAGAGGGTTGTGATTCGAAAATTGTGAACTTGCAAAAGATGTTAGAG GAATCGAATAAATGTTTGAGGGATTCGGAACAGAAGTGTAATGAGTTAACTAAACGGCTTGATGAGGAAAGTATTAAATGGGAAAAGGAGTTGGCGGAGAAAGCTGCGGCAGATCATGAGGAAATAAAAGAG ttacaaaataaattaaaaactcaaGATAAGCTAAACAAATCCTCTATACAAAATATGGAAAAGGAAAAGAATAATTTACTAGCTGAGAAAAATCGCTTGCATGAAGATCTAAATACCTGCAAAGAGCG CATTGCTAACGCCAATACAAAACTTCAAGCCTCCGAACAACAATTGAGCCAATTCAAAAAGGATTTAAAATCGAAAGTGGAAATAATCAAGAAATTTGAAAGTGATTTGGAGGATAAAAAgaaattggaaacaaatttgacCGAAGTTACTAACAAACTAGAAGAGctgcaaaataaattaaagaacaaATCCCATAACGAATGTGTGGAACATGTAAAGCAAATTTCCGAATTAACTAATAGAGTTAACTGTTTGGAAACTGATAAAGAGGCTATGAGTCATCAAAATGAACAGCTAAAGCAG gaACTAAATGATGTGGCAATTATGCGTGAAAAACTTTTGGAAACCGAGCAAAGATTGCA AGACCTACAAAAAAAGCTTGAGGCTAAAGAAAATACCGCTGAAATTGTGCCCGACTATTCTAAAGAAGTGCAATTGGAG TTTGCCAAATTTCGTCAAGCCGATGCGGAAAAACGACGTGAAATCGATAAGCTAAAGGTAGAGCTTTCGAAGGCTCAATTCAGTATGTGCCAGCTGGAACAGCAAATACAACGTGATCTGCAATTGCTGGAAGTGCGCAGTGAACTCATTAATTCATTGCAGTCAAATGAAAAAACTAATCGCATTCACATGGAGGAGCTGTTTGCCCAAGTGAGCGAAAAGAATACCACAATAAATGAG CTTAATGGTGAATTGCAAACAAAATCGGAAGAATTCCGCAATTTATTTACCAATTTAAGTGCTAAACAAGTGGAAGTAGCAAATCAAGAGCACATTATTAAACTGCTGGAGGAGAGTAATGAACGCAGCCAAATGTTGCGTGTGAAACAGGAGGAAAAAATAGGTCGCATGGAGGAAGAGTTGGCACATCTTAAGCAGACGAT AGCCCTTTATCACAGCAACATTTTAAGCGGCCACACAGGCAAACATTTACTCTACACTCCGGTTTTACCGCCCAGCAATGTGGAAGCTAatgaaaattgttattattatgtgAGTCAACGCAAGCGTAAACGTCAAGTGGATATaaatgttaagaaatatgaggcGTAA
- the LOC135962119 gene encoding spondin-1-like, giving the protein MNWLALAISISATLNIALACSRVPSGTTAAKSPVDESYVVSVAGNPQTYVPGQKYNVSIIANNDQTFVSFMLGLEAESGGGLEAVGSFEIIDLAETRYSPRCANLVENTNTNVKTRVDMVWIAPTASNMGCVLLRATIVQHRDVWFIDDGFLTKKMCEEEVDDIDSQPRIEDPCCACDEAKYELTFEGKWSRHTHPKDFPANSWQTRFSDIIGASHTIDYRFWQYGEMASEGLREVAEHGSTRTLESELKDQSDQIRTIIKARGITFPNITGKTFAVFRVDSKHHLISLVSMIDPSPDWIVGVSGLELCQTNCTWVESKVHNLYPWDAGTDSGPSYTSADQPQLPPDVVRRIKPNFPNDPRSPFYDPSGAPMKPLATLYINRRRLYEKTCNRAENENEPPECATYGWSSWDECSAQCGPGKQYRTREFKNAAVAKRSNCRTSLREEQDCTGNRCNSIDEEAATAMETENLHIGHTPERPECAISDWSDWSSCSVSCGTGTERRTRHYLNPRAKKKCQQVSRVKLQEQRTCKGVDCGGDINGYNSVNGNNNNNNENNEAQVDGTKSLFGNIDDEIRYRDLESFSQKLDDYIPPECGVSHWSDFSPCLGPCGGIGTSERQRVVWNNDEVYGVRKPDHDSNLDPCRHIKRREVVNCTIPTCDAIVPPLCYEELKVSSCRDSDTNNYWFYDHMSDHCAIFWADKCDKNRNKFPSKEVCEETCRQPRQKMELQSESLRVDPIDCLVSDWISHACNATCGEGIQIKTRKVLRSPKYGGKPCPKHLVRLEQCYQRCDDIYSVGGYASSSYVGERRRNSVKHHSKMQAIEKNECRYSEWSVWTPCTVSCGDNSYRQKTRTLLNTDLSYKCKDRVRIEKCSMLPCLLNSNDDNDKW; this is encoded by the exons ATGAATTGGTTAGCATTAGCCATTTCCATCTCAGCCACTCTAAATATAGCGTTGGCTTGCAGTCGCGTGCCCTCAGGCACTACGGCCGCTAAATCGCCAGTCGATGAAAGCTATGTGGTTTCGGTGGCCGGTAACCCTCAAACCTATGTACCAGGACAAAAATATAatg tttccATTATAGCCAACAATGACCAAACTTTTGTAAGTTTCATGCTGGGTTTGGAAGCTGAATCAGGAGGAGGCTTAGAAGCTGTGGGCTCCTTTGAAATAATAGATTTGGCAGAAACTCGCTATAGTCCCCGCTGTGCCAATTTGGTGGAAAACACTAATACAAATGTTAAGACACGTGTAGATATGGTTTGGATTGCCCCAACTGCCTCTAATATGGGCTGTGTGCTGCTTAGAGCCACCATAGTCCAACATCGTGATGTTTGGTTTATCGATGATGGTTTCCTGACCAAGAAAATGTGCGAGGAAGAGGTAGATGACATCGACAGTCAGCCTCGCATTGAAGATCCTTGTTGTGCCTGCGATGAGGCTAAATACGAATTGACCTTTGAGGGCAAATGGTCTAGACATACCCATCCCAAAGATTTTCCCGCCAATAGCTGGCAGACACGTTTCAGCGATATTATAGGTGCCTCTCATACCATAGACTATCGTTTTTGGCAGTATGGTGAGATGGCGAGTGAGGGTTTGAGGGAGGTGGCCGAACATGGCTCCACCCGAACTTTAGAAAGTGAGCTGAAAGATCAG aGTGATCAAATACGCACTATTATCAAGGCTCGAGGCATTACTTTTCCCAATATAACGGGCAAAACTTTTGCTGTTTTTCGTGTCGATTCGAAACATCATTTAATTTCTTTGGTTTCCATGATTGACCCTTCGCCCGATTGGATTGTGGGTGTTTCTGGCTTGGAATTGTGCCAGACCAATTGTACTTGGGTGGAGAGTAAAGTTCACAATCTATATCCCTGGGATGCAGGTACCGACAGTGGTCCTTCTTATACG TCTGCCGATCAACCCCAGTTGCCTCCCGATGTGGTAAGACGTATCAAGCCGAATTTTCCCAATGATCCGCGTTCTCCTTTTTATGATCCATCTGGAGCTCCCATGAAACCGTTGGCCACATTGTATATTAATCGCAGGCGTTTGTACGAGAAGACCTGTAATAGGGCCGAAA ACGAAAACGAACCACCCGAATGTGCCACCTACGGTTGGTCCAGCTGGGATGAGTGTAGCGCCCAGTGTGGTCCAGGCAAACAATATCGGACACGTGAATTTAAAAATGCTGCCGTAGCCAAACGTTCCAATTGTCGCACAAGTTTACGTGAAGAGCAGGATTGTACCGGTAACCGCTGTAACTCAATTGACGAGGAAGCGGCTACAGCCATGGAAACGGAAAATTTACATATCGGCCATACTCCCGAAAGGCCTGAATGTGCGATATCAGATTGGAGTGATTGGTCTTCATGTTCGGTGTCGTGTGGTACCGGCACTGAAAGGCGCACACGTCACTATTTGAATCCCAGGGCCAAGAAGAAGTGTCAG CAAGTCAGCCGAGTTAAACTGCAGGAGCAACGCACTTGCAAGGGTGTAGATTGTGGTGGTGATATTAATGGCTACAATAGTGTTAAtggcaataacaataacaacaacgagAATAATGAGGCCCAAGTGGATGGCACCAAATCTTTGTTTGGCAACATAGATGATGAAATACGTTATCGTGACCTGGAGAGTTTTAGCCAAAAACTCGATGATTACATACCACCCGAATGTGGTGTCTCCCATTGGTCTGATTTTTCTCCCTGCTTGGGGCCTTGCGGCGGCATAGGCACCAGTGAACGCCAGCGTGTGGTATGGAACAATGATGAGGTGTATGGTGTACGTAAACCCGACCATGATTCCAATTTAGATCCTTGCCGGCATATTAAACGAAGAGAGGTGGTTAATTGCACGATACCCACTTGTGATGCCATTGTGCCGCCACTGTGCTATGAAGAGCTGAAAGTTAGTTCGTGTCGCGATAGTGATACGAACAATTATTGGTTTTACGATCACATGAGTGATCATTGTGCCATTTTCTGGGCTGACAAGTGCGACAAGAATCGCAACAAGTTCCCATCCAAAGAGGTGTGCGAGGAAACCTGCCGCCAGCCCAGGCAAAAAATGGAATTACAAAGTGAGAGCTTGCGTGTGGATCCCATAGATTGTTTGGTCTCAGATTGGATAAGTCATGCCTGCAATGCCACCTGCGGCGAGGGGATACAAATCAAAACTCGCAAAGTATTAAGATCACCCAAATATGGGGGCAAACCTTGTCCCAAACATTTGGTGCGTTTGGAGCAGTGCTATCAACGTTGTGATGACATTTATTCGGTGGGAGGTTATGCCTCCAGCAGTTATGTTGGCGAACGTAGACGCAACAGTGTTAAACATCATTCCAAAATGCAAGCGATCGAAAAGAATGAGTGCCGCTATTCGGAATGGTCCGTGTGGACTCCCTGCACCGTCAGCTGTGGCGATAATTCGTATCGTCAAAAAACACGCACTCTTCTCAATACGGATCTGAGTTATAAGTGCAAGGATCGGGTTAGAATTGAGAAATGCTCAATGTTACCTTGTCTATTGAATAGTAATGATGATAATGACAAGTGGTAG